One Cyanobacteriota bacterium DNA window includes the following coding sequences:
- a CDS encoding FAD-dependent thymidylate synthase: protein INKQASVEAQDLNQDLAAEIYQDAYSKAVESYNKLLEIGVCREQARGILPVGSHTEFITTVNLRNYMHWYILRAPSDAQWEIQQYAKASLELVKQRFPVAIECFEELRAEEAQEAIKLAELKAAAKNN, encoded by the coding sequence AATAAACAAACAAGCAAGTGTTGAAGCTCAAGATCTTAATCAAGACCTAGCTGCCGAAATCTACCAAGACGCTTACAGCAAAGCTGTTGAGTCTTACAACAAACTTCTAGAGATTGGCGTTTGCCGCGAGCAAGCACGCGGGATCCTTCCTGTCGGTTCGCACACAGAATTTATTACCACCGTCAACCTACGCAACTACATGCACTGGTACATACTCCGCGCACCGAGCGACGCACAATGGGAAATCCAACAATACGCCAAAGCGTCATTAGAACTAGTGAAGCAAAGATTCCCTGTTGCAATTGAGTGTTTTGAAGAACTTAGAGCAGAAGAAGCGCAAGAAGCAATCAAACTCGCTGAGCTTAAAGCAGCTGCCAAGAATAATTAA
- a CDS encoding DUF86 domain-containing protein, which yields MNIDLDLIHAKIRNIQNCLNSIKKYTRDFDLDSLDEIMVQDSVIINVERASQACVDIASHIVSKKALGVPLSMGDAFYLLYNNEYISSKTWKQMNKMVGFRNVAVHEYDVLDIDILKSVIKHNLVDFENFYKEILTSVSVD from the coding sequence ATGAACATTGATTTGGATTTAATTCACGCTAAAATACGTAATATTCAAAACTGCCTCAATAGTATAAAAAAATATACTAGAGATTTTGATCTTGATAGTCTTGATGAAATTATGGTTCAGGATTCAGTAATTATTAATGTTGAAAGAGCTTCTCAAGCTTGTGTTGATATTGCTTCACACATTGTTTCTAAGAAGGCATTAGGTGTTCCATTGTCGATGGGTGATGCTTTTTATTTGCTCTATAATAACGAGTATATTAGTTCCAAAACTTGGAAACAAATGAATAAAATGGTAGGCTTTCGTAATGTAGCTGTGCATGAGTATGATGTATTGGATATTGATATACTCAAGTCAGTAATTAAACATAATTTAGTTGATTTTGAGAATTTCTACAAAGAAATCTTAACTAGTGTCTCTGTTGATTAA
- a CDS encoding nucleotidyltransferase domain-containing protein, which produces MDYRKIIKEQFENDDDLFAVILYGSIVNNELHDKSDIDIAFLPKNNDFDRRAKYSQLHDIDRNLDIVNLKKINPTLGMQIIKNHELLIVNDLAEWEAWKTQVLTQYHDLKISNRNIIKDLGKYSPLEKNS; this is translated from the coding sequence ATGGACTATAGGAAAATAATTAAAGAGCAATTTGAAAACGATGATGATTTGTTTGCTGTGATACTTTATGGTTCCATAGTCAATAATGAGCTGCATGATAAAAGTGATATTGATATTGCTTTTTTACCTAAGAACAATGATTTTGACCGTAGAGCCAAATATAGTCAATTGCATGATATTGATAGAAATCTTGACATTGTCAATCTCAAGAAGATTAACCCTACTCTTGGGATGCAAATTATAAAGAATCATGAATTGTTGATAGTAAATGATCTTGCTGAGTGGGAAGCATGGAAGACACAGGTTTTAACGCAGTACCATGACCTGAAAATATCGAATCGTAATATAATTAAAGATCTGGGTAAATATAGTCCATTGGAGAAAAATTCATGA
- the argF gene encoding ornithine carbamoyltransferase, whose translation MVKNFLSINDVNKKELLALLDQAAELKKDLKKGKDQTKLLRGKSLGLIFEKPSLRTRISFEVGMKQLGGSVLVLNSSEIQIGEREARSDVAKVMSRYLDALMIRTFGHEVLTETASFASIPIINGLSDLEHPCQTMADLLTIKEHFGSFKGLKIAYIGDGNNTVHSLMLACTKLGIQMSVASPLEYEPKEEFRSKFTTITHSVAEATQDADVVYTDVWSSMGQERDAVRRKKIFSGYQISMKLLDEYAKPEAIVLHCLPAHRGEEITAEVIDKHEATILNQAENRLHAQKAILLSLMS comes from the coding sequence ATGGTAAAGAATTTCTTGAGTATAAATGATGTCAACAAAAAAGAGCTACTTGCTCTTTTGGACCAGGCTGCAGAACTTAAAAAAGATCTCAAAAAGGGCAAGGATCAGACCAAGTTACTCAGGGGTAAATCACTTGGTTTGATTTTTGAAAAGCCAAGCTTGCGTACTCGTATTAGTTTTGAAGTTGGCATGAAACAACTTGGTGGTTCGGTGCTTGTACTTAATAGTAGTGAGATTCAAATCGGTGAGCGCGAAGCTCGCTCTGACGTTGCCAAAGTAATGTCACGCTATCTTGATGCTTTGATGATTAGAACCTTTGGTCATGAAGTTCTAACTGAGACAGCTAGCTTTGCTAGTATCCCAATTATCAATGGACTTAGTGACTTGGAGCATCCTTGCCAAACCATGGCAGACTTGCTCACTATCAAAGAGCATTTTGGTAGTTTCAAGGGACTGAAGATCGCTTATATTGGTGACGGTAACAACACTGTACATTCATTGATGCTTGCATGCACCAAGTTAGGCATCCAAATGTCAGTAGCTTCTCCTCTTGAGTATGAGCCTAAAGAAGAGTTTAGATCTAAATTCACCACGATCACACATAGTGTCGCTGAGGCAACTCAAGATGCAGACGTCGTCTACACCGATGTTTGGTCTAGTATGGGACAAGAAAGAGATGCTGTTAGGCGCAAAAAAATATTTTCTGGTTATCAAATTAGCATGAAGCTTTTAGATGAATATGCAAAACCAGAAGCAATAGTTTTACATTGTTTGCCTGCTCATCGTGGTGAAGAGATTACAGCAGAAGTAATTGATAAACACGAAGCTACAATACTTAATCAAGCAGAAAATAGACTGCATGCACAGAAAGCTATTTTGCTTAGTTTGATGAGTTGA
- the mazG gene encoding nucleoside triphosphate pyrophosphohydrolase codes for MKEIDKFLKTIEEIRDPKKGCVWNLKQSHGSLKRYMLEESYEALEALDLVEESNGAAGFDNLKEELGDLLLQIVLHSRIAEENGRFSFADVVNSIDTKMIKRHPHVFASDAAGTTEEVDKLWDAEKAKEKKARQGLFEGIPVNMPALARAWKISKKAVTESFEWDEENKLWGQLDSEVRELQEVIENYRLDTGKDPYQDGYDNERTRIDAELELGDILFTVVNIARWYKIDPEDALRRVNNKFIDRFTVMQDLCKKRGLIMKECDVDTLEGLWSEAKIMLGSTVW; via the coding sequence ATGAAAGAAATCGATAAATTTCTCAAAACAATCGAAGAAATTAGAGACCCAAAGAAGGGTTGTGTTTGGAATCTCAAACAGAGTCATGGTTCACTCAAACGATATATGCTCGAAGAGTCCTATGAAGCGCTTGAAGCTCTAGACCTAGTGGAAGAATCAAATGGAGCAGCTGGTTTTGACAACCTCAAAGAAGAGCTTGGTGATCTTCTATTGCAAATAGTTTTGCATTCGCGTATTGCTGAAGAGAATGGACGCTTTAGTTTTGCTGATGTCGTCAATAGTATTGATACCAAGATGATCAAAAGACATCCGCATGTTTTTGCTAGTGATGCAGCTGGAACAACTGAAGAGGTTGATAAATTATGGGACGCAGAAAAAGCCAAAGAGAAAAAAGCTCGGCAGGGACTCTTTGAGGGTATTCCAGTCAATATGCCTGCTTTAGCGAGAGCTTGGAAAATATCCAAGAAGGCGGTTACAGAGAGCTTTGAGTGGGACGAAGAAAACAAACTTTGGGGGCAGCTTGATTCAGAAGTTCGCGAGCTTCAAGAAGTGATTGAGAATTATAGATTGGATACTGGCAAGGATCCATACCAAGATGGCTACGATAATGAACGAACCAGGATAGATGCTGAGCTTGAGCTCGGGGATATTTTGTTTACTGTTGTTAATATCGCTAGATGGTACAAGATTGATCCAGAAGATGCCTTACGTAGGGTAAATAATAAATTCATTGATAGGTTTACTGTTATGCAGGATTTGTGCAAAAAAAGAGGGCTTATTATGAAGGAATGTGATGTAGATACCTTGGAAGGACTATGGTCTGAAGCCAAAATAATGTTAGGATCTACAGTATGGTAA